The proteins below come from a single Eucalyptus grandis isolate ANBG69807.140 chromosome 3, ASM1654582v1, whole genome shotgun sequence genomic window:
- the LOC120291770 gene encoding probable serine/threonine-protein kinase PBL11, whose amino-acid sequence MQEQWEQLAVMGFLGELGQEYDAVRSQILGGDRVSSLTETFARVLRVSREPPKDAFSIGENSALAAQRNCGSSRGRGGGRSGGINRSFGRGQPPSASNTYSDIRGNTDLDLKTRKMIAKGHVLGGLYLLDDTTSVVNLDGSLARLKAKLVAKGYAQGYAQVYGVDYGDTFSPVAKMTYVRLLLSLAASTCWPLSQLDVKNAFLHDNLRVIHRDIKSSNILLDSNFDAKVTNFGLTKFTLGIDTHVSMHIMETLWYMNP is encoded by the exons ATGCAGGAGCAATGGGAGCAATTGGCTGTTATGGGTTTTTTGGGAGAATTAGGGCAAGAGTATGATGCTGTTCGTTCCCAAATACTTGGAGGAGATAGGGTGAGTTCACTCACTGAGACATTTGCTCGTGTTTTAAGGGTCTCACGTGAACCACCTAAGGATGCATTTTCTATAGGTGAGAACTCAGCCTTAGCAGCCCAAAGAAATTGTGGTAGTAGTCGAGGTCGTGGTGGTGGTCGAAGTGGTGGCATCAATCGTAGTTTTGGTAGAGGCCAACCACCCTCTGCTAGCAACACTTATAGTGACATAAGGGGTAATACCGATTTG GATTTGAAGACGAGGAAGATGATTGCTAAAGGACATGTGTTAGGAGGGCTATACTTGCTTGATGATACTACCAGTGTT GTTAATCTCGATGGCTCTCTTGCTCGCCTCAAGGCCAAATTGGTTGCTAAAGGTTATGCACAAGGTTATGCACAAGTTTATGGGGTTGATTATGGTGATACTTTCTCTCCAGTGGCTAAGATGACCTATGTTCGTCTTTTACTTTCATTGGCTGCTTCTACTTGTTGGCCTCTTTCTCAGCTTGATGTGAAAAATGCCTTTCTTCATG ACAATCTTAGAGTTATTCATCGCGACATCAAGTCCTCCAATATTCTTTTGGACTCCAATTTTGATGCTAAG GTCACAAACTTTGGACTCACCAAGTTCACTTTGGGTATAGATACCCATGTATCCATGCACATAATGGAGACTTTGTG GTACATGAATCCTTAG